CGGTCTACATTTGAATATCTCAAACATGATAAATTGGTACATCGTATTAGTATACAAAGCTTGTTCCCAATTCTACAGATTTCCTTTACAGATTCCTGTCTCTACAGTTTCCCGATTCTACAGACTCTTAATTTTACAGACTTCCAAATCCACAAATTCCCAATCCTACAGAATCGATATTCTACAGATTCCCAATTCTTCACATTCCCAACTCAACAGATTCCCAACCCTACAGATTCATAAATCTACAGATTCCCAACTTTACAGATTCTTAATCGATCGGATTCCCATCTGCACAGATTCTCAATTTCCAGCAGTACAGATTCCCAACCCAACTCAACAGATTTTgttattaagtgtttttttacacattaataggtaggttaggttcgttAGGTATCTTCAGATGCCCGAAGGGCAGACCGCCCAGAAATAGGAGCCGTCGACATCACAGGGGTGGGTTGCCTAATGCTGCTGAAAATATGCAActgataaattaattaactgGTGAACTaagcgaaaaaaataaacacgaaCATTTTAAAACGCTTCATGAAACATAATAATTCTACGTAACCGTCTTTAGACGACAAAACTTACAAATGTAAAATGGGAATCTGTAGACATGGGCATCTGTAATATTGGAAATATGTAGACAGGGGAAACTTTAGAAATGGGAATCTATAGAAATAGGTTACAGTAGGCATGAGAATCTGTAGACATGGGAATGTACATACGGGAAACTGTAGCATTGACAATCTGTAGAGAAGGGAATCTGTAATATTGGAAATCTGTAGAATTGGGAATCTGTAGACGTGGGAAAAATCGGGTATAAAATAGTaatgctataataataataaatgttcttTATAACAACACATTTTCACTAATCCTTTACTCAAGCTCCACTATAAAAAGCCATACTTTACCAGAACGTGCTAACGTAAAACATATCGTGCTCAAAGCGTAGCCATAGCGATAAATCTAACGATAATAATCGAATCGACCGCATCTCTATACCATATCGCCACCTTTATCCTATCTCTTACAACTAGCTTGTGTTAAGCAGGGATGGCAAGATATTGCAGTGTTGTAGGTCCGGTTAGTTGGGTTATAGTGCGGGGCGATGGTCGCACACTGCAtcgatttataataattaactagCATGAGATGACGCGAGGCGTGCTCTTGTGCTTTACGTTAGCTCTACGTTCTCAcataattttgatttgattcGATACGATGTGAGTGAATTGAGATCGTAAATTTTTAACTAATTTCGCTTGTTTTCGTTGttcttttcttatttatttcttgCTTTCTTTGAGTTTACATAGATATATCGAAGTGAATAAAACATAGActgtttaattaatatttttaaataagtgttatttttttaattaataggtacaagtttttattcgcttaaagtatttttttttgttgactgtgcccAGCTACATATCAGTACGAAATTTCAACTTGCAACACTTCTTAATTACAGACGAACACACACCGGAACAAgtgtaactaaattaaaaatacacattattaCGGCATAGTTATAAGATTTGTGTCAATTTGAAACTGAACGATATTAAAAGAACAAAATTGAAATCACTACTGACAAATAAATGCAGAAAATTAGCGACTAGACATAGATATTTTAAAGCCCaagaaatgataataataaaggatcatttacattctttaAAAATCGCAACTTTTCATTACTAAACCCATCCGTCAAAGTTCCAACAAAACCAAAATTAGAAAAGAACTCCGTCTATCCACGGCACTATAAATCAGAATCAAATCGACCATAATCGCTACACGACCGGCATCTATTCATAATCGTCGGCGAGTGCAATGTTACATGCTATGCGAGTAATGACCGAGCTCCTATGTCTAGTAGACGTCAGTCTTAGCTTATGCTAAGTCCTTAGGTAATTGCGTaagaacataattttttttttttttttttttttattctgagaggagactgtgcccagcagtgggacgtaaataggctgggatgatattgATGACGATATTTTTTAATCGATATACCATAAAAATCAGTGGCTATGGTTTGAGGAGAGGtgatgttttattttcttcttttcaggTGCTATTTAAATGGATAGTGGAGTGGACTGGACATGCATATTATGCAATTTAGCTTCCTAATTTTAGGAAAAACTAggtaatatgaaaaaataaactataataaagaaagaataaaCTATAATAGACAGTCATGTTGGAGGGTACAATTCAgcgtttttatttctttcttaccATTACggcaatttattatttaaaagagaTGATGCTCAGTTGATAATCAGGGTTAAGTTTTgatgaaaactaaagacaacaCCGATGCTAAATCtatgatcaaaattcttgcgacttgtgTTTCCGTTCTGCTAATAAATGTGGGATGCTAAATATTCATCCAGGAACTTGTGTTACCATTCTACCGATTtacaaatcaaattattttacataatacctaaactaaacccacgacaaaaaaaaacctctttatCGAATCATCTGGTGACAAATGGGCCCCGCCTCGCCTCCGGGCCATCAGGTAGAAATTCATTACCCCTTATTAATTAGGGGGCGGACCTCCCCCCTAATAGCGGTGTGATAAAGGTTTTTACCGCACGATAATTAATAGTCGGTGGTGTTATTGAAGTTGTTTGGGCCTGAATGGTgtggtttttgtttttgacatttactTGACTTCATTGTGGAGTGAAAAGTTTAGGATATAAGTTGTCAcaatgtttgttgatttgaatGACAATTTAGTAAGTTAGTAAAATGTTTGACGGAATATTGCGTAGGgacatatgtatttaataattatggTTACCTGTAGTGAACCGTCATAATTGTTACCCGACATCAGTGTATCTTTATTGCAAATAGTACCTAACTGGCTTTTCTCCCACCGAAAACTTCTAGATTATCGACCAAGAAGATCTACATGTCGTATCCTAAACCAACTTCACCATTGGCAGAATCATAAAACAATTGATGGAGCCATCTTCTCCTAAATTTGAACTGAGTAGGTAaggtacgagtgctcgtcactgtccgaatagttggcatctttaatcttacgTTATTAGCAATGTGTCGAGCgttcggacgtttaccttacatagTTTTGTATGCACTACATCCGATTAGAATCCGATCCGATTTCTTGAAAATACGGTCCGGAGCAGTCGTAGAACGACTTATTTTGCCATTGAAATAGTTGTACGACTACTCCGAtccgtattttcacggattcaTACCGGATTCGGATCGTTGTAGTGCGTAACCGCTCTTAATACTTATACTCATTCGGAACTGAGCCTGACATCTAGCGGCGGATAGTAGAACTTCACAACACATTAGCTGGATACAGTAAAGCGCAACCTAGCGAGGATTATTAGGACGTaataataccgggtgtggcctgtaatatgagcaaataattaaaacatagatcatactcgtcaaactgaacaactttagttcagcgacttttaaaaataattagtttttaaatttttattacttttacgtttattcgaagaaacaatgtaaagcaaaatgcttgatgtttgtaccgtgacaggcgacgtcagttgggttctaggatggcgtacattgatagcagtaggtatttaatttgtatgaaaaaaggaaaattcaaagactccattatttttaaaagttgctgaactaatgttgttcagattggTGAGGACGCTCTATGTTTTAagtttttgctcgtattacaggccacactcggtatTTTAGGATGCACGGtgatgcaataaaaaaaatgcaataaaataaatgaaagggAATAAACGTGTAAAAGGTACACAAATTCCAAGATGCTCCGTCCTATTAAAACAGACGAGATCTGCGTGTAACATAGGTATATACTTAATTACTTTATTCATGCGAATTTTATACTTCTTTTTTCCCTAGAAAGAAGATATACATTgatttaaattacttactttatttatagtatatttacTTGAGAAAAGTTCACACACAAGGTCCGTTATAGCTAAAAGACCGtaattaggtacctaagcaataaaaaaatacgtgtaaaagcTATTACTATTCTACGTTTGTTCGCAGGAGCCGTCGAAATAATGTcacagaaaaacaaaattatttactatgataaggttccatggtggcttaggaatcaaattggttgactgtacctatcatCTTCGGTTAACAGCAAGTGATTGACTTAACAATGTGGCCTGTGGGTGACAAAAGTCGGCGAAATACCCAAATACTTCTTCAGAAGCCTCAGGAATTTCTACATTGCACAAAAAGTGATCGAGATTAACCTAATCAGTCGAAAACGGCTACATCTCGTATTATCGTGGGTTGCACAAGCAGCTATCTCGAAACTGTCAATTCGGCAACGATAGCTGAGCAACTCATCGAACTCTTATGTTATGTTATCTCACAAGACTATCGCTATCTGAGGCGAGATCTCAAAAGACTTTAGTACGTAAGTCGCAAGGAGTCCATGTGACCGTTTTTCGGCGGACGTACTGCTAAAAACGGTTCGAAAGGTCTATTCTGTATCTAGAATAGTCAAAATGGATAGACCTAGTACGAGCCAGCAGTCGGTGGAGAAGTTGGAGGTGTACAGGCCTAGCACGAGCCATGAGTCTGTCGGGAAGGTTGAGATGTTTGAAGTTAGAGAACATGTGCCTTATCAAGCGGAGGTCACTCGTGCACCAGGAGCATATGACGCTGAAAGTGGTGACGTGTATACGAACTCATGGGACTCCGCGTGGCTGGCAATCTGCCAGTTTATCAACCTCCTCCACCATATGCAAATTGCCATTGTGGTGTTCTGTTTATGGCACTTCGCGTTAACTGTCGAGCCTAATGGAACTATCACTAATCTACAGCTGCATATTATTTTCGCAGGAACAGGCGTACGTATTTtgattgttgtcttgtgttccCATAAGTTTTGTGTGGTGCTATCTGCGTTATGCTTTACGATTAGTACATGTTTTATGTTCATCTTAAAGTGCACTTTAAATTaatgaagataaaaataaattaaaaaagaaacttTAAAAGATTATATTGGTAGATGACAATTTTTTAACGCAAAGCAAAACCCTGGAAGAAGTTTTAGTATATCTAATGAGTgacaataatttttattttgtgatgaAATCCTTATCGGTAATACATATTAATTAGCTATTTGAAAATGGTGGCATTTCTATGTTCATGCGTAGAAAAATAGGTGCACCTGCTAAGTTGACACCAGCAACTAAACTCAACTAACACATTGCTAGAACTAATGTCACAGGATAAATTAGGGAAGTAGGAGCAAAGGATAATATTACTACCATAGTAGAGatagttaaaaaagaaaaagaaagataaTTAATCAGTAAAGTcaatcgtgagagttgcgggaaaccggtggatgcaagtggcgagttgtcgttcattgtggcgttctaaggggggggcctttgtctagcagtggacgtcttccggctgatgatgatgaaagataattaaagttaattttcatCATCTGTTTTAGTTTGCTAACTACTACGCTTGGAGATGTCGCAGATTTTGCCCTTATTTATCTAATTATtcgtttgttatttttataatatgtaatgtCTTTTTTAGTACCAACTATTTCTCGTGGAAGCAGTCCTGACTCTCCACCGCCACAACTCCTGGTCCTTCCAACTGTCTCAGGATGGCAAACGCATCGTCCACGGTTGCCTGCAACTCATTGGATCAGTGATGGTCATAGCAGGCTCCTTCCTCGCATTGTCCGAGGCCGAAATGGTTATCAACACACCTCATGGATACTGCGGTAAGTCACAAAAACTCAATATTATCTAAAAACTGTCTTTGAATGAAAATTCGTCTATTtgatttaaatatgtatttcaatAACTTCtcctttgtttatttactaGTTGTAAACGTTTTTCTTACTTTACCGCCATAAGTAGATTAAGGATTAAAACCGAATACTGGGAATCATTAATTCTTGGAACACATTGTAcatgtataatatattattatattgcaaCAATTACTTGCTGTAACTGTTTTAAATCCATTTATCTTTtaacgttattaatttcaggTGTTATCGCCTTGGCATTCTCTCTGGCAAGTTTTATCTCCGGCATCATAGCGCTTTTCTCCTCAAAAGTACGTTTGATGATCAAAAGCGGACCAATCAAGATTCTCCACGTTGCTCTCGGCCTAATTTCTCTCTCTATGGGACTTATAACAATGGCTATAGGCTTTAATATGCCGTATTTCAGCGGCGAAAACCCTGGGCTGTCTACGGCTCTGATTGTCTTCGTAGTACTCATTTTATTCTACATCGTTATTCAGCCTATTATCAATTTGGTTTCTACAACTCGGAAAACAATTTGACTTAAACAAAGTATTGCAGGCTCTACTGACGATCAAAGTATTGCCTGAACGAAATAGGATAAGGAATTTGCAGGGGCGTAGAAAAAAAGGATCTACGTAACTTGAACGAAAGCAATAAAATTCCAACAATAATCATTTGAGTTATGACTACTTATGACCTATTTTAAATAGGATATGGTTAGGGTAGGGTCATACGGGTTTCATCATAAGAAGAGTCACGTAGaaggtatattttaaaagtaaacataaaaaaatgcagATTGCTTGCTAGCGGCTTAATCtgccatacatttttcatatcTTGCAAATAGATTGGATATCTACGCTCCTGCAAAATTAGTACATAGTATCTTTACGTATATAAGTaactaaatttaatgaaataagtcTATGTCAGGTACCTAACATAAACACGATTCCGCGCAGTTAATTTCTAATGTACCTATGAttaatttgtgttttgttttctattttaatatttaacgcAATAAAATATCCAAAAACAATGCAGTGAGAACCCGCGTGagtataaatgtttatttggttaattttttatgCGTAAATTTAAGAGttacgtataaaaatatttttaatttatgactttAATATATAGtctttggttttattttataaatttagacCTAGATGATTTAGTCCACTATTATTGAACTAGATCCATCTAAATCACTTTTTCGGATCATTTAAATGATGAAGGTTAACCatacgacttggttaagatactttatttatttattttagaatttaGACGTGATTGTTACTTGTATTGTTATTGtgagtataataatattaagtagatGTGTATGTTCGTTTGTGTATGGATGAATAAAAAGCATTTatggttttataataaaactgtttaattTACATCCGAATTAGCAATATCTAAGgcacataatattatgttaagtacatacttacctaATCAGTACGTATTCATTCATGCAAAAGTAAGTTAGGGTAAGGTGACACGAGGGTGACACTATGTATCTTATGaatcattattttaatcatattttatatacctatcGTATAATTAAACAATAACGACTAAATCACAATCTCTGCGTACTTATGTATTACTACGCAATGCACTAAAAACATTAATAACATTGACGGTACGAGTACCTATTCTCTCTAGAATATTAGTACCTGCTTAAGTGCCTACTTACCTATTACTTACTTCTAcacgaggttttttttaaaaattaataatgccttctataattaatttcattaatacctaaattatgtacttattatcacatacattaataaatttaaattataaaattaagctTTATGTGCCCTGATAAACCGCTCATTTTTCTTGCAATGCagaatcatgttttt
This portion of the Choristoneura fumiferana chromosome 14, NRCan_CFum_1, whole genome shotgun sequence genome encodes:
- the LOC141434639 gene encoding uncharacterized protein, which codes for MDRPSTSQQSVEKLEVYRPSTSHESVGKVEMFEVREHVPYQAEVTRAPGAYDAESGDVYTNSWDSAWLAICQFINLLHHMQIAIVVFCLWHFALTVEPNGTITNLQLHIIFAGTGYQLFLVEAVLTLHRHNSWSFQLSQDGKRIVHGCLQLIGSVMVIAGSFLALSEAEMVINTPHGYCGVIALAFSLASFISGIIALFSSKVRLMIKSGPIKILHVALGLISLSMGLITMAIGFNMPYFSGENPGLSTALIVFVVLILFYIVIQPIINLVSTTRKTI